One genomic region from Trueperaceae bacterium encodes:
- a CDS encoding NUDIX hydrolase, whose product MRDVKFRGRLFTTAVLDGRWEVVEHPDAVAIVVARGREVLGVRQARPAIGATTWEIPAGLIEPGEAPERAAARELAEEVQLGGELALVSRLYCSPGFSDEQVYLYELTNVRQAHGTPDEGEVLTSEWRDALEVWRSVLAGAEATSGVTLLGLRHVLARAGTPV is encoded by the coding sequence ATGCGTGACGTGAAGTTCCGCGGCAGGCTGTTCACGACCGCCGTCTTGGACGGGCGGTGGGAGGTCGTGGAGCATCCCGACGCCGTGGCGATCGTCGTGGCCCGCGGTCGCGAGGTGCTCGGCGTGCGCCAGGCGCGACCGGCCATCGGCGCGACGACGTGGGAGATACCGGCCGGCCTCATCGAGCCCGGGGAGGCGCCCGAGAGGGCGGCCGCGCGCGAGCTCGCCGAGGAGGTCCAGCTCGGGGGCGAGCTGGCGCTCGTCTCGCGCCTCTACTGCTCGCCCGGCTTCAGCGACGAGCAGGTGTACCTCTACGAGCTCACGAACGTCCGCCAGGCGCACGGCACGCCGGACGAAGGCGAGGTGCTCACCAGCGAGTGGCGCGACGCGCTCGAGGTGTGGCGCAGCGTGCTGGCGGGCGCCGAGGCGACGTCGGGCGTCACGCTGCTCGGGCTGAGGCACGTGTTGGCGCGCGCCGGCACCCCCGTGTGA
- the ftsZ gene encoding cell division protein FtsZ has protein sequence MDNAVIRVIGLGGGGNNAVNRMIETGLRGVEFVAANTDAQVLATSLADVRIQMGDHLTKGLGAGANPEVGEKAAIEDRDRIAEALRGSDLVFITAGMGGGTGTGSAPIVAEVARELGALAIAVVTSPFQMEGPRRMAQAQEGLRRLEDKVDALIVVENQRLLSALDRKVRLQDAFRVADRVLYHGVRGISDVINVPGLINVDFADVKALLQGAGTVLMGIGAGRGENLADDAAESATHSPLLARGVEGARNLLINITGSESLALFDAHEIVNKISEATEVDEPNVLFGITFDEDAGDEVRVTVIAAGFDQAPQTRILRPTHLRGGLGGANKTYDPSNFDIPAFLRYNPDANDN, from the coding sequence GTGGACAACGCAGTCATCCGGGTGATCGGATTGGGCGGCGGGGGCAACAACGCGGTCAACCGCATGATCGAGACCGGGCTGCGCGGGGTGGAGTTCGTCGCCGCGAACACCGACGCGCAGGTGCTCGCCACGTCTCTCGCCGACGTGCGCATCCAGATGGGCGACCACCTGACCAAGGGGCTCGGCGCCGGCGCCAACCCCGAGGTCGGCGAGAAGGCCGCCATCGAGGACCGCGACCGCATCGCCGAGGCACTCCGCGGCTCCGACCTCGTCTTCATCACGGCGGGCATGGGCGGCGGCACGGGCACCGGCAGCGCGCCCATCGTCGCCGAGGTCGCCCGCGAGCTCGGGGCCCTCGCCATCGCCGTCGTCACGTCACCCTTCCAGATGGAGGGACCGCGGCGCATGGCACAGGCGCAGGAAGGCCTGAGGCGCCTGGAGGACAAGGTCGACGCCCTCATCGTCGTCGAGAACCAGCGCCTCCTCTCCGCGCTCGACCGCAAGGTGCGCCTGCAGGACGCCTTCCGCGTGGCCGACCGCGTCCTGTACCACGGCGTCCGCGGCATCTCCGACGTCATCAACGTGCCCGGCCTCATCAACGTCGACTTCGCCGACGTCAAGGCGCTCCTCCAGGGCGCCGGCACCGTGCTCATGGGCATCGGCGCCGGTCGCGGCGAGAACCTCGCCGACGACGCGGCCGAGAGCGCCACGCACTCTCCCCTCCTCGCCCGCGGCGTCGAGGGCGCGCGCAACCTCCTCATCAACATCACGGGCTCCGAGAGCCTCGCACTCTTCGACGCCCACGAGATCGTCAACAAGATCAGCGAGGCCACGGAAGTCGACGAGCCCAACGTGCTTTTCGGGATCACGTTCGACGAGGACGCCGGCGACGAGGTGCGCGTCACCGTCATCGCCGCCGGCTTCGACCAGGCCCCGCAGACGCGCATCCTGCGTCCGACGCACCTGCGCGGCGGGCTCGGCGGCGCCAACAAGACCTACGACCCGAGCAACTTCGACATCCCGGCTTTCCTCAGGTACAACCCTGACGCCAACGACAACTGA